A region of Haloplanus sp. XH21 DNA encodes the following proteins:
- a CDS encoding SpoVR family protein: MRDDRIDARREASRLTEPVEQAADLARRLGLDPSPVNYWVVDHDEMNELIAYGGFQHRYPHWRWGMAYDRQRKQDQFGMGKAFEIVNNDNPAHAFLQESNSLADQKAVITHVEAHADFFANNEWFGLFGDGQGDDRSALDAAAMLERHAETIRGYAEDPDIDREEVERFIDAVLCLEDTIDQHRAFDRADERREGDAPVDLGDRLDDLDVSEDVRRHAFDEAWLDDLSDAEEAAARLDEPHADVLAFLRDHGQQYDDESGKAVAFEPWQTDVLDILRREAYYFAGQKMTKVMNEGWACVAPETPVFTERGLIPMREVVVDGADVSDGDGRRRVYDTNVISDHDTVTVETRRGFELTGSDNHRVRRPDGSWVELGDLAPGDEIEVSGGNGLWPTEYVDIDWEHPETTTLGDVADVAGVSLSTVIRYRKLGRAEKSEAIERALEQYDGPPQSEAASNPIRVPDAVTEDVARFLGLLVGDGHVSAASNQVGFTADERAKVTEFAGLVEELFGVPTTVSEDGARWRAYVYSANLVRLLTDAFDATVGAGDKVVPEAIQRSPKAVVAAFLQGLFDADGYAGDHGVILSTKSDAIGSTVQLLLTNFNIVSRRREQADGCQHVHLTGESARRFHEEIGYSYAAKDAALQTYLDDLEWFETERWADEVVSVTSGTGEVYDISVEETHRYAAGGFVNHNSYWESRMMSDEGFAEADEFVTYADHMARVLGSPGLNPYKLGKELWEHVENVTNRREVADHLLRVEGVTWRNFHDVIDFEDVADLLAPDPAVASINPESLADLDPSDPRIDAEGLERARASEVDIERYPWKVLTTAGLAERHFSLCRPQNRGFLQSIPRSELERLARYMFDDAKYESVAAAIADVDYVAGWERMREVRESHNDVTFIDAFLSPKFVYENDYFTYEFSQATGDFRVASDDPEDVKKKLLLQLTNFGKPTIAVYDGNYDNRNELLLGHQYNGIGLDTDQAKRVLERTYDLWGRPVNLMTIVKEYDDHELEIARRRNREPTPTEVGKRIRYDGEGFETHDLDPDLEARIAADDIDYDTRPDGWLS, translated from the coding sequence ATGAGAGACGACCGCATCGACGCCCGACGGGAAGCGAGTCGCCTCACCGAACCGGTCGAACAGGCCGCGGATCTGGCCCGACGGCTAGGACTCGACCCCTCCCCCGTCAACTACTGGGTCGTCGACCACGACGAGATGAACGAACTCATCGCCTACGGCGGGTTCCAGCACCGCTACCCCCACTGGCGGTGGGGGATGGCCTACGACCGCCAGCGCAAGCAGGATCAGTTCGGCATGGGCAAGGCCTTCGAAATCGTCAACAACGACAACCCTGCCCACGCCTTTCTCCAGGAGTCCAACTCGCTGGCCGACCAGAAGGCAGTCATCACGCACGTCGAAGCCCACGCCGACTTCTTCGCCAACAACGAGTGGTTCGGCCTGTTCGGCGACGGCCAGGGCGACGACCGGTCGGCGCTCGACGCCGCGGCCATGCTCGAACGCCATGCGGAGACCATCCGTGGCTACGCCGAGGACCCAGATATCGACCGCGAGGAAGTCGAGCGGTTCATCGACGCCGTCCTCTGTCTGGAGGACACTATCGACCAACACCGCGCGTTCGACCGCGCGGACGAACGCCGCGAGGGAGACGCCCCCGTTGACCTCGGTGACCGACTCGACGACCTCGACGTTTCCGAGGACGTTCGCCGCCACGCCTTCGACGAGGCGTGGCTGGACGACCTCTCGGACGCCGAGGAGGCGGCGGCCCGCCTCGACGAGCCGCACGCCGACGTGCTCGCCTTCCTCCGCGACCACGGCCAGCAGTACGACGACGAGTCCGGCAAGGCCGTCGCGTTCGAACCGTGGCAGACGGACGTGCTCGACATCCTCCGGCGGGAGGCGTACTACTTCGCGGGGCAGAAAATGACGAAGGTGATGAACGAGGGGTGGGCCTGTGTCGCACCGGAGACGCCCGTATTCACGGAGCGAGGGCTGATTCCGATGCGGGAGGTCGTCGTCGACGGGGCCGATGTCTCGGACGGCGACGGACGGCGACGGGTCTACGACACGAATGTCATCTCGGATCACGATACCGTCACGGTCGAAACCCGGCGCGGATTCGAGTTGACTGGCTCCGACAACCATCGGGTGCGACGACCCGACGGTTCGTGGGTCGAACTCGGCGACTTGGCTCCCGGCGACGAAATCGAGGTGTCCGGCGGAAACGGCCTCTGGCCGACCGAGTACGTCGACATCGACTGGGAACACCCCGAGACCACGACACTCGGCGACGTCGCGGACGTTGCTGGTGTCTCGCTGTCGACGGTGATTCGATACCGAAAGCTCGGAAGGGCTGAGAAAAGCGAAGCCATCGAACGAGCGCTGGAACAGTACGATGGCCCACCGCAGTCCGAAGCGGCGAGCAATCCGATTCGGGTGCCCGACGCGGTCACCGAGGATGTCGCTCGATTCCTCGGTTTGCTTGTCGGCGACGGCCACGTCTCGGCTGCCTCGAATCAGGTGGGATTCACTGCCGACGAGCGGGCGAAAGTCACGGAGTTCGCCGGGTTAGTCGAAGAACTGTTCGGCGTCCCGACGACAGTCAGCGAAGACGGGGCGCGCTGGCGGGCGTACGTCTACTCGGCGAACCTCGTCCGGTTGCTCACCGACGCCTTCGACGCGACGGTCGGTGCCGGTGACAAGGTGGTCCCCGAAGCCATCCAGCGCTCGCCGAAGGCCGTGGTTGCCGCATTCCTGCAGGGACTGTTCGATGCGGACGGCTACGCCGGTGACCACGGCGTGATTCTGAGTACGAAAAGTGACGCCATCGGCTCGACGGTGCAACTGCTCTTGACGAACTTCAATATCGTCTCTCGCCGTCGTGAACAGGCCGACGGCTGTCAGCACGTCCACCTGACCGGCGAGTCCGCACGGCGCTTCCACGAGGAAATCGGCTATAGCTACGCCGCCAAAGACGCTGCACTCCAGACGTATCTTGACGACCTCGAATGGTTCGAGACGGAACGGTGGGCCGACGAAGTCGTCTCAGTGACGTCTGGCACGGGAGAGGTGTACGACATCTCCGTCGAGGAGACGCATCGATACGCAGCCGGCGGATTCGTGAACCACAACTCGTACTGGGAATCGCGCATGATGAGCGACGAGGGCTTCGCCGAGGCCGACGAGTTCGTCACCTACGCCGACCACATGGCGCGCGTCCTCGGGTCGCCCGGACTCAACCCCTACAAACTCGGGAAGGAACTCTGGGAGCACGTCGAGAACGTGACCAACCGGCGGGAGGTGGCCGATCACCTCCTGCGGGTCGAGGGCGTCACCTGGCGCAACTTCCACGACGTGATCGATTTCGAGGACGTGGCGGACCTGCTGGCGCCCGATCCCGCCGTCGCGTCGATCAACCCCGAGTCGCTCGCCGACCTCGATCCGTCGGATCCGCGCATCGACGCCGAGGGACTCGAACGCGCGCGGGCGAGCGAGGTCGACATCGAGCGCTACCCCTGGAAGGTGCTGACGACGGCGGGCCTGGCCGAGCGTCACTTCTCGCTGTGCCGACCACAGAACCGCGGCTTCCTCCAGTCCATCCCTCGCTCCGAACTCGAACGGCTGGCGCGGTACATGTTCGACGACGCGAAATACGAGTCGGTGGCCGCCGCCATCGCGGACGTCGACTACGTCGCGGGCTGGGAGCGGATGCGCGAGGTTCGCGAGAGTCACAACGACGTGACCTTCATCGACGCCTTCCTCTCGCCGAAGTTCGTCTACGAGAACGACTACTTCACGTACGAGTTCTCGCAGGCGACGGGCGATTTCCGGGTCGCCTCCGACGACCCCGAGGACGTGAAGAAGAAACTCCTCCTCCAGCTCACCAACTTCGGGAAGCCCACTATCGCCGTCTACGACGGCAACTACGACAACCGGAACGAACTGCTCCTCGGCCACCAGTACAACGGCATCGGTCTCGACACCGACCAGGCAAAGCGCGTCCTCGAACGCACCTACGATCTGTGGGGTCGGCCGGTCAACCTGATGACCATCGTCAAAGAGTACGACGACCACGAACTCGAAATCGCCCGGCGGCGGAACCGCGAACCGACGCCAACCGAGGTCGGCAAGCGCATCCGATACGACGGCGAGGGGTTCGAGACCCACGACCTCGACCCGGACCTCGAAGCGCGCATTGCGGCCGACGATATCGACTACGACACCAGACCCGACGGGTGGTTGAGTTAG